From Halichoerus grypus chromosome 6, mHalGry1.hap1.1, whole genome shotgun sequence, one genomic window encodes:
- the CHTF18 gene encoding chromosome transmission fidelity protein 18 homolog isoform X2 produces the protein MGDLELELGGAQDDFHSQFADELEVLAELEGTAALSSPRDPWPTVGRSRLTSEEAVAGGDAATPCSPGGRPGNHKGSARKRQLADRVSRDTALPPSMSAGAQGPGLGCEAGEEPLFLPSPSPAPRVKRLRLEVVKKLNFRPEEMEEPPLPDSPAGGITPPPSPEVPTELWGKGLLDAGADVGLLQASPAARNPVLRRPPVLEDYVSVTSMGGCRAFLVLRADPVGTGVQTPFVDIWWRGHSQLDLLGVSFASLKEQVDSERRQQLLEEAHRLSDTLRRSEEVQPLAAPEEEMASNQGDSQHCLWVDEFAPRSYTELLSDDFTNRCLLKWLKLWDLVVFGRERPARKPRPSVELARGGKEAPSSSKWKSHEQVLEDMLEAELDPSRRPRQKVALLCGPPGLGKTTLAHVIARHAGYCVVEMNASDDRSPEAFRTCIEAATQMESVLGAGGKPNCLVIDEIDGAPVAAINVLLNILDRKGPQDAESGDQVPTSGGRRRRAEGGLLMRPIICICNDQFVPSLRQLRQQAFVLYFPPILSSRLTQRLQEISVRQGMQADPGALAALCEKTDNDIRACINTLQFLHGRGRRELSVQAVQATRVGLKDQRKGLFSVWQEVFQLPRAQRQRWGQDPALPLHMLPFHDGHLGLGPRAAEAPLTTASQRFYHILHVAASAGEHEKVVQGLFDNFLRLRLRDSSLGTVCAALDWLAFDDLLSRAAHHGQTFQLLRYLPFLPAAFHLLFASSHVPRIAFPSSQQEAQNRTSRTQNLIQTLVAGIAPATRSRAAPQALVLDALCLILDILAPKLRPVSTQLYSTREKQQLASLVGTMLAYSLTYRQERMPDGQYVYRLEPNVEEVCRFPELPARKPLTYQAKQLIAREIEMEKMRRAEALARVGDSPQVDGVPPGAEAPLGGAGDKAAQPPTSHSHEGQRLERRLERILKRAALEEKPERDFFGRVVLKRVAALSAGDVAPETDAAERHIGTAVGRSDVWFRFKEGVSNAVRRSVYIRDLL, from the exons ATGGGAGACCTCGAGCTCGAGCTGGGCGGTGCCCAGGACGACTTCCACAGCCAGTTCGCGGACGAGCTGGAGGTGCTGGCGGAGCTGGAAG GGACGGCGGCCCTGTCATCCCCCAGGGACCCCTGGCCCACGGTGGGCCGGTCCCGGCTGACGTCCGAGGAGGCCGTTGCTGGAGGCGACGCTGCCACTCCTTGCTCTCCAGGTGGACGTCCAGGGAACCACAAAGGCAGTGCGAGGAAGAGGCAGCTGGCCGACCGCGTCTCGAGGGACACGGCCTTGCCCCCCAGTATGTCCGcaggggcccagggcccagggctggggtgtGAGGCTGGGGAAGAGCCTCTGTTCCTTCcgtctccctccccagcccccagggtcAAACGGCTTAGGCTGGAAGTCGTCAAGAAGCTGAACTTCAGGCCCGAGGAGATGGAAGAGCCGCCCCTTCCTGACTCCCCTGCTGGGGGCATCACCCCCCCACCGAGTCCCGAGGTCCCCACTGAGCTGTGGGGCAAGGG GCTCTTGGATGCTGGTGCTGATGTGGGTCTCCTGCAGGCCTCGCCGGCAGCCCGAAATCCCGTCCTGAGGCGGCCCCCTGTCCTGGAGGACTATGTCAGTGTGACCTCCATGGGTGGCTGCCGGGCTTTTCTGGTCCTGCGGGCTGACCCAGTGGGCACAGGGGTGCAG ACCCCTTTCGTTGATATCTGGTGGCGAGGCCACAGCCAGCTGGATCTGTTGGGTGTGTCCTTCGCGTCCCTGAAGGAGCAGGTCGACAGTGAG CGGAGGCAGCAGCTGCTCGAGGAGGCCCATCGGCTCTCAGACACACTTCGCAG GTCGGAGGAGGTCCAGCCTTTGGCAGCTCCTGAGGAAGAGATGGCCAGCAACCAAGGTGACTCCCAGCACTGCCTCTGGGTGGATGAGTTCGCACCTCGGTCCTACACGGAGCTGCTCAGTGATGAC TTCACTAACCGCTGCCTCCTCAAGTGGCTAAAGCTGTGGGACCTGGTGGTGTTTGGCCGAGAGAGGCCTGCTAGGAAGCCaaggcccagtgtggagctggcCCGGGGTGGCAAGGAGGCCCCAAGCTCCAGCAAATGGAAAAGCCATGAGCAGGTGCTGGAGGACATGCTAGAGGCTGAGCTGGACCCGAGCCGGCGGCCCCGGCAGAAG GTGGCGCTGCTGTGTGGGCCCCCGGGGCTTGGCAAGACCACCCTGGCTCACGTGATTGCGCGGCATGCTGGGTACTGCGTGGTGGAGATGAACGCAAG TGATGACCGCAGCCCTGAGGCCTTCCGCACGTGCATCGAGGCGGCCACGCAGATGGAGTCGGTGCTGGGTGCTGGCGGGAAGCCCAACTGCCTGGTCATCGATGAGATCGACGGGGCCCCCGTG GCTGCCATCAACGTTCTTCTGAACATCCTGGACCGCAAGGGCCCACAGGATGCAGAGTCAGGGGATCAGGTTCCCACAAGTGGGGGACGGCGGCGCCGGGCCGAGGGGGGCCTCCTGATGAGGCCCATCATCTGCATATGCAATGACCA GTTTGTACCCTCCCTGAGGCAGTTGAGACAGCAGGCCTTCGTGCTCTACTTCCCACCCATACTGTCCTCGAGGCTCACGCAGCGGCTACAGGAG aTCTCCGTGCGGCAGGGCATGCAGGCTGACCCGGGCGCACTGGCAGCTCTGTGTGAGAAGACAGACAACGATATCCGGGCCTGCATCAACACCCTGCAG TTCCTTCATGGGCGGGGCCGGCGGGAGCTGAGTGTGCAGGCTGTGCAGGCCACACGAGTTGGCCTCAAGGACCAGCGCAAGGGGCTCTTCTCTGTGTGGCAGGAGGTGTTCCAGCTGCCCCGGGCCCAGAG GCAACGCTGGGGCCAGGACCCGGCCCTGCCCCTGCACATGCTCCCGTTCCATGATGGGCACCTGGGTCTGGGGCCCCGTGCTGCCGAGGCGCCTTTGACCACGGCTTCCCAGCGGTTCTACCACATCCTGCACGTGGCTGCCTCCGCAGGGGAGCACGAGAAGGTGGTCCAG GGCCTGTTTGACAACTTCCTGCGCTTGCGGCTGCGGGATTCCAGCCTGGGGACCGTGTGCGCGGCCCTCGACTGGCTGGCCTTCGATGACCTGCTGAGCCGCGCCGCCCACCACGGCCAGACTTTCCAGTTGCTGCGCTACCTGCCCTTCCTGCCGGCAGCCTTCCACCTGCTCTTTGCGTCCAGCCACGTGCCGAGGATTGCTTTCCCCAGCAGCCAGCAGGAG GCCCAGAACCGGACCAGCCGGACACAGAACCTCATCCAGACGCTGGTGGCGGGCATCGCACCTGCCACCCGCAGCCGAGCTGCACCTCAGGCTCTCGTCCTGGACGCCCTCTGCCTGATTCTGGACATCCTTGCGCCCAAGCTGCGCCCT GTGAGCACGCAGCTGTACAGCACTCGTGAGAAGCAGCAGCTGGCCAGCCTCGTGGGCACCATGCTTGCCTACAGCCTCACCTACCGCCAAGAGCGCATGCCCGACGGGCAGTATGTCTACAGGCTCGAGCC GAACGTGGAGGAGGTCTGCCGCTTTCCTGAGCTGCCCGCCCGCAAACCCCTCACCTACCAGGCCAAGCAGCTCATTGCCCGCGAGATCGAAATGGAGAAGATGCGGCGGGCGGAGGCCTTGGCCCGGGTTGGGGACAGCCCCCAG GTGGATGGGGTTCCCCCAGGGGCCGAGGCTCCACTGGGGGGTGCCGGGGACAAAGCGGCACAGCCGCCCACCTCACACAGCCACGAGGGGCAGCGGCTAGAGCGGCGGCTGGAGCGCATCCTGAAGAGAGCGGCCCTGGAGGAAAAG CCTGAGAGGGACTTCTTTGGTCGTGTGGTCCTCAAGAGAGTGGCAGCCCTGAGTGCAG GAGATGTGGCCCCGGAGACCGACGCGGCTGAGCGGCACATAGGCACGGCGGTGGGCAGGAGTGACGTCTGGTTTCGCTTCAAGGAGGGCGTCTCCAATGCTGTGCGGCGCAGCGTCTACATCAGGGACCTGCTGTAG